Proteins from a genomic interval of Cottoperca gobio chromosome 8, fCotGob3.1, whole genome shotgun sequence:
- the ccdc97 gene encoding coiled-coil domain-containing protein 97 translates to MWGEIDPPAKTQPSLCESEDESEFPEVAVVALSQKYDFHRPTHTQQPRQDTQYVSQAESICVNDMVEAIAISGSLVKSQQKGDAELTLKQRKEELLHQYSSRPLVFLERYHARLKPQNLSAFAHVSSDPRALHYSNVIQRRAAARTNRTRVRNQRYAALRALQGEGEYFSDEQMRVREPLLYEQYIGQYLTDEEVLERSQEAMLDDAQGGPGAPAGGTGGLAQLLLNSYQERLIQNRLQEEQEREEGAREEEEDEDDDNTVQQRDRQPTPEEKALLREEFIGQMHQRFLDGKDKDINYSEVDENPEYDNLDIVSRDEEDKYFDEDDDDDEEEEEEEESMTE, encoded by the exons ATGTGGGGTGAAATTGATCCTCCAGCTAAAACACAACCTAGTTTGTGTGAGAGTGAAGATGAGAGTGAATTTCCAGAAGTAGCGGTGGTGGCTCTGTCCCAGAAATATGACTTCCAccgccccacacacacccagcaGCCACGACAAGACACCCAG TACGTGAGCCAGGCTGAGTCCATTTGTGTAAACGACATGGTCGAGGCCATAGCCATAAGTGGAAGCCTAGTGAAGAGCCAGCAGAAAGGAGACGCTGAACTGACGCTTAAGCAGCGCAAAGAGGAGCTGCTGcatcagtacagcagcagaCCGCTGGTGTTCCTGGAGAGGTACCAT GCTCGCCTGAAGCCCCAGAACCTGTCAGCGTTTGCCCACGTCAGCTCAGATCCACGGGCTCTTCACTACAGCAATGTGATACAGAGACGAGCTGCAGCACGCACCAACAGGACAAGGGTTCGAAACCAACGCTACGCAGCCCTCCGGGCCCTACAGGGGG AGGGCGAGTATTTCAGTGACGAACAGATGCGTGTGAGGGAACCGCTGCTGTATGAACAATATATTGGCCAGTACCTGACTGATGAGGAG GTGCTGGAGCGCTCCCAGGAGGCCATGCTGGACGATGCACAGGGGGGACCGGGGGCTCCAGCGGGAGGCACAGGAGGGCTTGCCCAACTCCTCCTCAACTCCTACCAGGAGCGTCTCATCCAGAACcgcctgcaggaggagcaggagagagaggagggcgcacgggaggaggaggaggatgaagacgatg ATAATACTGTCCAGCAGAGGGACAGGCAGCCCACCCCGGAGGAGAAGGCTCTGCTCAGGGAGGAGTTCATCGGTCAGATGCACCAGCGCTTCCTCGATGGCAAAGACAAGGACATCAACTATAG TGAGGTGGACGAGAACCCGGAGTACGACAACTTGGACATAgtcagcagagatgaggaggatAAATACTtcgatgaagatgatgatgatgatgaagaggaggaggaagaggaagaaagtatgACAGAATAG
- the LOC115012741 gene encoding histone H3.v1-like, whose product MKRKINRSAINSEEEEEEDLDRRCSPRIKKKVRYIDINDEDNEQPSTSNHSRRAQENRLLTVTCGNKTGILHREKLARDELCIESEERWFFPGEFEKFGGKASSKKWKQSIYLRNQPLQYWIEKGYLTIKTFERRTGTVKSRQKKILSPDRISESASEESEIQSVEQTEEDDVEEEEWDRGSETDEEEEERVGTENEEEVVDSGDEESKEEDEDMLALDDSNEEVFEGIVEEVFEERETPFISTSEESALKKVTCDIERLPKTSRYHQSNGKEYPLKANSAPNIKPKNLDKHFGSTSNRTANLSTSHAADRRSENTDASTSGQDAAQVMELDMTVPRASDSTLISTCLNPDTMDLTQLKREKVKMQLKVLKLQDEYYTLKIKELKK is encoded by the exons ATGAAGCGGAAAATAAATAGGTCAGCAATCAAttctgaggaagaagaagaagaagatttggACAGGAGATGTAGCCCGAGGATTAAAAAGAAAGTGagatatattgatataaatgaCGAAGACAATGAGCAGCCAAGCACATCCAACCACAGCCGGAGAGCACAAGAAAATA GATTATTGACTGTAACCTGTGGAAACAAAACGGGCATCctgcacagagaaaagctggCCAGGG ATGAGTTGTGTATCGAGAGTGAGGAACGCTGGTTTTTCCCCGGTGAATTCGAGAAATTTGGAGGAAAAGCCTCCAGTAAAAAATGGAAACAAAGTATTTACCTTAGAAATCAGCCTCTGCAGTATTGGATTGAG AAAGGTTACTTAACCATCAAGACATTTGAAAGGAGAACTGGGACTGTAAAG tcCCGGCAAAAGAAAATCCTTTCACCTGATCGCATATCAGAGAGCGCGTCTGAAG AGTCAGAAATACAGTCAGTAGAACAAACTGAGGAAGACGATGTTGAAGAGGAAGAATGGGATCGTGGCTCTGAaacagatgaagaggaggaagaaagggtAGGGACTGAAAATGAAGAAGAGGTTGTAGACTCAGGAGATGAAGAGAGtaaagaggaagatgaggataTGCTTGCTCTAGACGATAGCAACGAAGAAGTTTTTGAAGGTATCGTCGAAGAAGTTTTTGAAG aAAGGGAGACACCGTTCATTTCAACATCTGAGGAAAGTGCATTGAAGAAAGTAACATGTGACATTGAAAGGCTTCCAAAG ACCTCGAGATATCATCAGTCCAACGGCAAGGAGTATCCACTAAAAG CTAATTCAGCACCAAACATCAAACCTAAAAACCTGGATAAACATTTTGGATCAACCAGCAATCGCACTGCCAACCTCAGTACCTCACATGCGGCTGACCGTAGATCTGAGAACACAGATGCCTCCACCTCCGGCCAGGATGCAGCACAAGTGATGGAGCTGGACATGAC AGTTCCAAGAGCCTCAGACAGCACTCTGATCTCCACTTGTCTTAATCCGGATACAATGGACCTTACCCagctgaagagagagaaagtcaaaATGCAACTAAAGGTCTTGAAGTTGCAAGATGAATACTACACTCTGAAAATAAAGGAACTTAAAAAGTGA
- the LOC115012746 gene encoding GTPase IMAP family member 7-like produces the protein MKFEDVGENISDMAGEELEDQSNQVEPLRIMLLGKSGVGKSSSGNTLLGQQVFKSDMKLRRVTNHCEKASGTVKDVPIPVKGKTKDVSFSVIDTPGLFETDRNKEVVVRDILKCVKLQDPGPHVFVLVVPVGRMTREDQDTHTLIEAMFGSSVWDYTIVLFTHGDRLEGKTINDIITESEDNLRNFIRKCSGGFHVFNNKTPQDQDQVTSFFEKVQIMVALNGGHYYKPNLYPIKERKVREKQESILAERNAEISGKETELMERFQGQELEKKKNDLWRKEEDKARVVAENYICMVDYIWMFILILGGIGLIGVIFGGPVVWLSSGVLIWSLILFKKHIIHPAISGKIPFFQKM, from the exons ATGAAGTTTGAGGATGTGGGTGAAAACATCTCTGACATGGCTGGTGAAGAGCTGGAGGATCAGTCAAATC AGGTCGAGCCCTTGAGGATCATGCTTCTTGGGAAGAGTGGGGTCGGCAAGAGCTCGAGTGGGAACACCCTCCTCGGGCAACAGGTGTTTAAATCAGACATGAAACTGAGGAGAGTCACTAATCACTGTGAAAAGGCGAGTGGGACCGTCAAGGATGTGCCTATCCCTGTGAAAGGGAAAACTAAGGATGTGTCTTTCTCTGTGATTGACACGCCCGGCCTTTTTGAGACAGACCGCAACAAGGAGGTAGTCGTGCGGGATATTCTGAAGTGTGTCAAACTCCAGGACCCAGGACCTCACGTCTTTGTGCTGGTAGTACCGGTAGGAAGGATGACGCGGGAAGATCAAGATACCCACACACTGATAGAAGCAATGTTTGGCTCAAGCGTGTGGGACTACACCATCGTGCTGTTCACCCATGGGGATCGTTTGGAAGGAAAAACAATAAACGACATCATCACCGAGAGTGAGGACAACCTCCGAAACTTCATACGCAAGTGCAGCGGCGGCTTCCACGTCTTCAACAACAAGACCCCGCAGGACCAGGACCAAGTGACGAGCTTCTTCGAAAAGGTCCAGATCATGGTGGCCCTGAATGGAGGGCATTATTACAAACCCAATCTGTACCCCATCAAGGAGAGGAAGGTTAGGGAAAAACAGGAGAGCATCCTGGCAGAGAGAAATGCTGAGATCAGCGGCAAGGAGACAGAGCTGATGGAGCGTTTCCAGGGGCAagagctggagaagaagaagaatgacctgtggaggaaagaggaagacaaagcAAGAGTGGTTGCAGAAAATTACATCTGCATGGTCGACTACATTTGGATGTTCATCCTCATCCTGGGAGGAATAGGACTGATAGGTGTGATTTTTGGGGGACCAGTTGTGTGGCTTTCATCGGGAGTTTTGATTTGGAGTCTGATTTTGTTCAAGAAGCATATTATTCATCCAGCTATTTCAGGAAAAATACCattttttcagaaaatgtaa